In Vibrio alginolyticus NBRC 15630 = ATCC 17749, one genomic interval encodes:
- a CDS encoding 5-oxoprolinase subunit C family protein, with protein sequence MSYGGLLVEKPGPLSLVQDFGRFGLAHVGVTQGGPVDDYAYSWANHLLGNVVNCVAIEITLGNACFIALHNCHLAICGGDLNAKIDGEPISNWSDFTLKKGQKLQFGVARNGLRSYLAVKGGFNVAQHLGSASTVLRESLGGYDSNGGALKAGDILPFVPHNLPKRKPRQMTFRFKPDYNLPIKLRVIEGYQNEDFDEDTRQAFYNKAFIISPNSNRMGYRLEGNNIRPPYEGVLSEGIALGSIQVPSDGNPIVLLNDHQTIGGYPKFGCVARIDLPRLAQAKPGQKVNFVKGDRLGLQEVWCQWAQFFGY encoded by the coding sequence ATGAGTTACGGTGGATTACTGGTGGAAAAGCCAGGACCGCTCTCTTTAGTTCAAGACTTTGGTCGTTTTGGCTTAGCGCATGTCGGTGTGACTCAAGGTGGCCCGGTCGACGACTATGCTTACAGTTGGGCCAACCATTTGCTTGGTAACGTAGTCAATTGCGTTGCAATTGAAATTACTCTGGGTAACGCTTGTTTTATTGCATTGCATAACTGCCACCTTGCTATATGTGGCGGTGATTTAAATGCAAAAATAGATGGTGAACCTATTTCAAATTGGTCTGACTTTACGTTGAAAAAAGGACAGAAGCTTCAGTTCGGAGTCGCAAGGAATGGACTTCGCTCCTACCTAGCGGTTAAAGGTGGGTTCAATGTTGCTCAGCACTTAGGAAGCGCATCGACCGTCTTGCGAGAATCTCTAGGTGGTTATGATTCAAATGGTGGCGCTTTGAAAGCTGGCGATATTCTTCCCTTTGTCCCTCATAACTTACCTAAACGTAAACCAAGGCAAATGACGTTTCGCTTTAAGCCAGATTACAACTTACCCATTAAGTTGAGAGTGATTGAAGGCTATCAGAACGAGGACTTTGATGAAGACACTCGCCAAGCATTTTACAACAAAGCATTCATCATCTCCCCCAATTCGAATCGCATGGGCTACCGTCTTGAGGGCAATAACATTCGTCCACCTTACGAAGGCGTCCTATCAGAGGGAATTGCATTAGGTTCAATTCAAGTACCTAGCGATGGTAACCCTATTGTGCTGCTCAACGATCACCAGACTATTGGCGGGTATCCTAAATTTGGCTGCGTAGCTCGTATTGACTTACCTAGACTGGCACAGGCGAAACCCGGACAAAAAGTCAATTTTGTGAAAGGAGATAGACTAGGCTTGCAAGAAGTATGGTGCCAATGGGCTCAGTTTTTTGGGTATTAA